acatggggggatatggggtgatccggggggatatggggggccttggggggacatgggggacacATGGGGACACATGGGGGGGACATAATGAGATTTTGGGGTCCTTGGGGGCATGTGGGGGTACACGGGGGGATACAGAGTAATAtggggggggtatggggggacACttgggggggatatggggtctttgggggggggtggagggatCTGGGGGACATTTGGGGTCACAGAGGTGGAcatggggggatatggggtgatctgggggggtatggggggggtatggggggccTTGGGGGCACATGGGGGGGACATGATGAGATTTTGGGGGCCTTGGGGGCATGTGGGGATAAATGGGGGAATAAGGAGGGGtatgggggggatatggggggacatggggggagtttggggggggCCACAGGGGGCtatggggtcctgggggggacGTGGTGtgattttggggggatttgaggggatttggggggacatggggtgaTCTGGGGGGGTGTGGGAGGGCCTGGGGGCActcagggggctgtgggggggggccctggggggggccctggggccCTGACCCCGCCCCCTCGccccgcccccagcccggccccgcccccgctTCCGCCCTCCCCTCCGGAGCCCCGCCCCCCGGGCGGCTCGACCAATCAGCGGCAGCCTCCCGCCTCGCCCCGCGGAGGGCGGGGAACCGCGGGGGAAGACCCCGCAGCCAATCGCGCGCCGAGCTCCGCGAGCGACCCTTCCGATTGGCTGAGGGCGACCGaaggcggggcgggcggcgcggcgcggcggccAATCAGGATCACGGTGCTGCAGGCCAGCTTCTGATGGAGAGGGGGCGTGGCCAATCATAGCCCCGCCCACCCCGGAAGAAGGGGGCGTGGCTTGTGAAgaccccgccccctccccccggagccccctcggcaagatggcggcggcgctgcgggggctgcggcggggcggcggcggccgaggGGCgcggtgagggggggggggggcgggaacCGCACCGGGAGCGCCCCCCGGggccccacagagccccccGGGATCCAGCGTCCCTCAGGGCCCGGCCGCTCCCACAggcccagaccccccccaataGGCCTCAGCCCCCCCTCaggccctgccccccccccacaggcCCAGAAGCCCCAGATCCCATCCCCCCCCTCAGGCCCAGACCCCCCCCTATAggcccagaccccccccaagaCCCCATCTCCCCCTCAAGCCTACTCCCCCCATAGGCCCAGACCCCCCCATAGGCCTAGGCCCCCCCCCATAggcccaggtcccctccctcagGCCCAAAACCTCCCCCAAACCCCTGCCCCCCCATAGGCCcgcccccccccagaccccattTCTCCTTCAGGCCCACCCCCCCCATAGACCCAGATCCCCCCCCATggccccagacccccccccataGGCCCAGAActcccccccccagaccccattCCCCCTTCAggcccagcccccccccccccgcaggcccttttccccttcccagccccccccatcccgccctccgccccccccaacctccttccccacccccaatcccttcctttctccccccctccccatccgCGGGACTGCCTGGGGAGGTTGAAGGGGGGTTTTGGTGtcgccccgtgcccccccccccgtgtgtGTACGGGGCCGTTGACCCCGTCCCGCGCCGTTAATACATGACCAGGGCAAAGGTCTGGCCCCGCTGCGCTGCCtctgtgtgctctgtgctgcGCCGCAGCCCCTTGGGGGGGGCCCTAGGGGATGAAGGAGCCCCCCTGGGGACACAtgaggggggtgtgggggggaaaaggggtccaggaggagggatggggaggttCTGCGCCACCTCCGCCCCCCAGCAGGCCGCAGCGGTCgttccccgtgtcccccccccaaatgtaGGGCGTACTCGCGGGACAGCGAGGGCAGCTGGTTCCGCTCCCTCTTCGTGCACAAGGTGGACCCCCGCAAGGACGCCCACTCCAACCTCCTGTCCAAGAAGGAGACCAGCAACCTCTACAAGATCCAGTGTGAGTGCCccgcgggcgggcgggggggggaaaTGCCCCCCCCCAGAACTCTGCCTGTCCCATTTTGTGCCTCGATCCCCGCCGTGGCAGCCGACAGAGCCCCTCTCGCCCTCTTTCCCCCGCAGTTCACAACGTGAAGCCAGAATGCCTGGATGCCTACAACAGCCTGACGTGAGccccccgctgccgcccccTGTCCCactggggtctgggggggggggctgagatGGAGGGAAACCCCTCAATTGGGCTGGGAGGGCAAATGGGGGGGGGTCAGGAGCATTGCGGGgtaaaaaaattcaaaaattcagCTCTCCTCTCGCTGGGAGAGACCCAAGTGCTGCCCACCACGCCCCAGCCTCCCCTTTTCTCGTatctgggggggtcccaggaaGACGGGGCCGCCCCCCCACCGCCCCCTGTGCCCCCGCGCAGGGAGGAGGTGCTGCCCAAATTGCACTTGGATGCTGATTACCCCTGCGACCTGGTGGGGAACTGGAACACGTGGTACGGCGAGCAGGACCAGGCAGGTGAGCGCATCCTGCACGAGGACAGAACCCGCGAGGGGGGCACCCAGAGGCTCCCCCGTCACCCCCCTCCTCGCCGTGACCCCGACGCCGGGCAGGGAGAGGACGCGGGGCGAGCTCTGgtgtcccgggggggggctctgtggggttcctgctgcctttccccCCACCCTACACCTCgctgctcccctcccagtgcACCTCTGGCGCTTTTCGGGGGGGTACCCGGCCCTGATGGACTGCATGAACAAACTGAAGCAGAACAAGGTAGCGCCCGAGCCGGCAGCGCGCCGCCCtcccgcggccccccccgggctgccccCGCTGgcggcagcagctgccccggcTCTGGCTGTCCCCAGGAGTACCTGGACTTCCGCAAGGAGCGCAGCCGCATGCTGCTGTCCCGCAGgaaccagctgctgctggagttcagCTTCTGGAACGAGCCCCTGCCCCGCCAGGGGCCCAACATCTACGAGCTCAGGACCTACAAGCTCAAGGTGAGCCCCCCTCTGTAGGGTTTGGGTGCTCGGTGCTGGCTCTGTGGGGCCGGAACGGGGTTTAGGGGATGTTTGGGGTCTGGCCGCTCACCCTGTGggtttttcctccctttccagCCAGGGACCATGATCGAGTGGGGCAACAATTGGTGAGTTGGCCCCCCTAGGAGCGCGGCGGCCGCCCTCAGCGCAGGGACACGGTGTGGGGGACACCTCGTGCGACCCCTCCCCGCGTTCCTGCCCCCGTTGCTAGGGCTCGGGCCATTAAGTACCGGCAGGAGAACCAGGAGGCCGTGGGCGGCTTCTTCTCGCAGATCGGGGAGCTGTACGTCGTGCACCACCTCTGGGGTAAGCGGGCTGCCTCGCGCCCCCCCCCGCCAGCACCGCGCCAACCCCGGCTGTGCCCTGCGCACACCCAAAGCCCCAAAGTTTGTGGGGTTACGGTGGATTTGGGGTACGAGCCTTCCCCTCCCGGCAGCCTACAAGGACCTGCAGTCCCGCGAGGAGACGAGGAACGCGGCGTGGCGGAAACGGGGCTGGGACGAGAACGTCTACTACACGGGTGAGCGTgtggggcgaggggggggccaCGCCgtgaccccacagccccaagCACGCCGTGATCCCATTCCTCTCTTCTACAGTCCCGCTGATCCGCACGATGGAGTCACGGATCATGATCCCGCTGAAGATCTCCCCGCTGCAGTGACCGGACCCATTCCGGGGGGGGCCATATGGGGCCGAGTCCCCGCGCCCCCATCCCCGGCCCTATAAGGGTGCTGCAGGACCCAGCCCGGCGCTGGGGCAGCCCCCGAGTGcgctggggtgctggggaggggctgCGGAGGCGGGGCAGCTGCTGTTAATTACCGCTAATGACGTGCTAATGAGGGGCGGGaccaattaaatatttaattgccGCTCTCTGTGTCtgggcgcccccccccccctccccgcgtTCCCTGCGGCGCGCCGGCGGGACCGAGGCCACGCCCACTTCGCTCAGACCACGCCCACTAAGCCCGCAGGCCACGCCCACCGCGCCCAGGTCACGCCCCCTTTGGAGGACTGCCCGCTAGGGGGCGCTCTATCCTCTCCGGGCTACTCTCGTCTGCTCCGCGCGTCACTTCCGGCCGGCGGCGTGAGGCGGCTcaggggggcaccgggagggacCGGAGGGGAccgggggagggggaggaggaggagcggggccgggcccctcGCAGCGCCCCCAGCCATGGCCTCGGACGCCGGCAAGAAGCGGAAACCCAAAGTGATCCGCACCGACGGGGCCACGCCCGAGGGCAAGCGCGGCAAGGCGGAGGGCGAGCAGGTAACGGCGGGGCCTTCACCGGGCCCTCACCGGGCTGGGCCCTGCTGGAGGCCTCGAGGCGAGGCCCGGGCCCTTCACAAAGCCCcagggggactgggggggactCGCGGCCTCTTCCCCCCCCCGCAGGATGCCCGGTACTACAGCGAGGAGTGCGAGGTGGACCTGCGGGACCCCATCAAGGACTACGAGCTGTACAAGGAGacctgccaggagctgcagcgcCTCATGGCCGAGATCCAGGAGCTGAAGAGCCGCGGCATCAAGGACAACGTACGGGAAGCCTCGGGGGGGGTGGTTGGATGTGTGGATTATATCAAATTCCTTGATGTTTTCCCTTAATTTGGGAGgaccaggagctgggctgcgtTCTGGGGAGAAATAGGGAAACAAAACAGCCTGTGTCAAATAAAATGAGATCCTATTTGGCTGCAGGCATGTGGCCTCTGGCTGTGCACTCGTTGCACAGGCTGGGTCACTGATCGGGGctcctggggaaggagctgagcccCCTGTGATCTGAAAACCCCTCTGGTTATGCTCAGTGGTGACCTGGGGCGCTGGCAGTGGGAGGCCCGGTTGGGTGCAGAGCTCAGGGGCTGTGCAGCTGGGGCTCCCCCGCCAccccccacagctccctgctgcccccaggcctCCGAGATCGACGAGCGGCGCGTGCAGAGCTGCGTGCACTTCATGACCCTGAAGAAGCTGAACCGCCTGGCGCACATCCGCCTGAAGAAGGGGCGAGACCAGACCCACGAGGTACGGGGTGGGGGGCGGCCAGCccgggagggggctgcagggagggctgAGCTGTGTGCTGGGTGCGTGTGGGCAGCAGGAAGGCCCAGCAGGTGGTGCTCTCTGTGCTAGAAATCTGCCAGGAGGCTCTG
This genomic stretch from Anas acuta chromosome 17, bAnaAcu1.1, whole genome shotgun sequence harbors:
- the NIPSNAP1 gene encoding protein NipSnap homolog 1, with translation MAAALRGLRRGGGGRGARAYSRDSEGSWFRSLFVHKVDPRKDAHSNLLSKKETSNLYKIQFHNVKPECLDAYNSLTEEVLPKLHLDADYPCDLVGNWNTWYGEQDQAVHLWRFSGGYPALMDCMNKLKQNKEYLDFRKERSRMLLSRRNQLLLEFSFWNEPLPRQGPNIYELRTYKLKPGTMIEWGNNWARAIKYRQENQEAVGGFFSQIGELYVVHHLWAYKDLQSREETRNAAWRKRGWDENVYYTVPLIRTMESRIMIPLKISPLQ